One genomic region from Pecten maximus chromosome 5, xPecMax1.1, whole genome shotgun sequence encodes:
- the LOC117327954 gene encoding uncharacterized protein LOC117327954, which produces MAHRFSRANVLGRILICRQNCCTKQLVRPVVAREFHVTPNLGGISNQTYTTPEIKQLLVRTKFFKKVEHVPDFVGSGLVSLAHDFFRVRMFLTIMNVLFFIIYLMFMWVRRKKTKEFVERTNIKYDAHRSRELDKNKLHHQD; this is translated from the exons ATGGCTCACAGATTTTCACGTGCCAACGTACTTGGCAGAATATTAATATGTCGACAGAACTGTTGTACTAAACAGCTTGTTAGGCCTGTTGTGGCGAGAGAATTCCATGTAACTCCAAATCTAG GTGGTATATCTAATCAGACCTATACAACACCGGAAATAAAGCAACTACTTGTCCGCACAAAGTTTTTCAAGAAAGTTGAACATGTGCCAGATTTTGTTGG ATCTGGACTCGTGTCTCTAGCACACGACTTTTTTCGTGtgaggatgtttctgaccatcatgaatgtattgtttttcatcatttatttaatgtttatGTGGGTCAGGAGGAAAAAGACCAAGGAATTTGTGGAACGGactaatataaaatatgacgCTCACAGATCTAGAGAATTGGACAAAAATAAATTGCATCATCAGGATTGA
- the LOC117327955 gene encoding zinc finger-containing ubiquitin peptidase 1-like — MAEGGGEKMDLDDDAQFTCLICGQSGMTEVDMRAHIMMDHVDQDVCCPFCDLSGITPNEMNLHVNKVHLEEYKSPSKECNGKLMDTSPGSSGDEKAETESPEKETHISRSPKSKGFGSLLMTSPIKKNGANQNSRSNSLEDSGKRAKLNLDISSPVQIMLPRQSSVEGSSDAGVTASCIPLLARPDPQGIRASLQPRRAEMLMVPDINYNVEPDINSNVPMEFSCPLCQFSTPSEGDIQTHVNREHIDILSPCRARDTQENSENHNSGSRYIMDSAKILEYACPFCDLTLRSPDDLQIHVNSKHLDILSPDRVNTENGGRGSMSSSADMSDCVTCPVCDQEFNDPMVLEMHVNGHFSAEQTPAQEINDQALAAELRKSEQEEKKREMREFQALQAMYGMAEGTNYKKQYEKNLEKAVAKGDLSVTEFHLRKANLKGRDLNGVDDGHSCTKGIIGHLEEYYKSSTTSVVNFHLCNSVEHFCASYGDKGWGCGYRNFQMLLSAMAANPTYCKLLFNSNKAQIPSLPKIQRLIEAAWEKGFDKQGCEQLGGHVVDTTKWIGATEIAATLLSLKVRCQLLDFHNPSGPQGTHPKLFQWVKDYFCQPSPVKLPLYLQHQGHSRTIVGVEELKDGVIRLLIFDPSTSKKQMQLFNGFINSNIMRIVRRSIHGLKAKQYQIVAVTGILEDKAYEEHKVLKSERIS, encoded by the exons ATGGCGGAGGGTGGTGGTGAAAAGATGGATTTAGATGATGATGCCCAGTTTACCTGTCTGATATGCGGTCAGTCAGGTATGACTGAGGTGGACATGCGGGCACACATCATGATGGACCATGTTGACCAGGACGTGTGCTGTCCGTTCTGTGATCTCAGTGGCATCACTCCAAATGAGATGAATCTACATGTTAACAAGGTTCATTTAGAGGAATACAAAAGTCCCAGTAAGGAATGTAATGGTAAACTCATGGATACCTCACCCGGTTCGTCTGGGGATGAAAAAGCTGAGACAGAATCACCTGAGAAGGAGACCCATATATCTAGATCACCAAAGTCTAAAGGTTTCGGCAGCTTGTTGATGACAAGTCCAATAAAGAAGAATGGAGCTAACCAAAACAGTAGATCTAATTCTCTAGAAGATTCAGGGAAACGAGCCAAATTAAATCTGGACATATCATCACCAGTCCAGATAATGTTGCCGAGACAGAGCTCTGTAGAAGGTTCCTCAGATGCTGGAGTGACAGCATCATGTATACCACTCTTAGCGCGACCTGACCCCCAAGGAATCCGTGCATCATTACAACCAAGGCGAGCAGAAATGCTCATGGTTCCTGACATCAACTACAATGTAGAACCAGACATCAATTCCAATGTCCCTATGGAGTTCTCTTGTCCACTTTGTCAGTTCAGTACACCGTCTGAAGGGGACATTCAAACACATGTTAATCGGGAACACATAGATATACTTAGTCCATGTAGAGCCAGAGATACACAAGAGAATAGTGAAAACCATAACAGTGGCTCCAGGTACATTATGGACTCGGCTAAGATATTGGAATATGCATGTCCATTTTGTGATTTGACTTTACGATCACCTGATGATCTACAGATTCATGTTAATTCCAAGCACTTAGATATACTTAGTCCCGACAGAGTGAACACAGAGAATGGTGGGCGTGGCAGTATGTCAAGCTCAGCTGACATGTCAGATTGTGTGACTTGTCCGGTGTGTGATCAAGAGTTCAACGATCCCATGGTACTGGAAATGCATGTCAATGGTCACTTTTCTGCAGAACAGACACCAG CTCAGGAAATCAATGACCAAGCCCTTGCAGCAGAGCTGAGAAAGTCTGAGCAGGAGGAGAAAAAGCGAGAGATGCGGGAGTTCCAGGCATTGCag GCAATGTATGGTATGGCTGAAGGCACCAATTACAAGAAACAATATGAGAAGAACTTGGAGAAAGCTGTTGCCAAGGGTGATCTGTCTGTCACAGAGTTCCACCTGAGGAAAGCTAATCTTAAAGGTCGTGACCTCAATGGTGTTGATGATGGCCATTCCTGTACTAAAG GTATAATTGGTCACCTGGAGGAATACTACAAGTCCTCCACAACCAGTGTTGTGAACTTCCATCTGTGTAACTCGGTGGAACATTTCTGTGCTTCCTATGGTGACAAGGGCTGGGGATGTGGCTACAGAAACTTTCAGATGCTTCTCTCGGCCATGGCAGCTAACCCAACCTACTGCAAGTTACTGTTTAATT CAAATAAGGCCCAGATCCCTTCACTACCAAAGATACAGAGGCTGATTGAAGCAGCCTGGGAAAAGGGGTTTGACAAGCAGGGATGTGAACAGTTAGGTGGGCATGTTGTGGATACGACTAAATGGATAGGAGCCACAGAAATCGCTGCTACTCTTCTCTCACTCAAAGTCAG gtgtcaGTTACTGGATTTCCACAACCCTTCTGGTCCTCAGGGGACACACCCTAAACTGTTTCAGTGGGTTAAAGACTACTTCTGCCAGCCGTCTCCTGTCAAACTTCCTCTATACCTCCAACACCAAG GTCACAGTCGGACGATTGTAGGTGTGGAAGAACTCAAGGATGGAGTTATACGACTGTTGATCTTTGATCCAAGCACCTCAAAGAAACAGATGCAGCTGTTCAATGGCTTTATCAACTCCAACATCATGAGGATAGTGAGAAGAAGTATCCATGGACTGAAGGCGAAACAGTACCAGATTGTGGCTGTCACTGGGATACTGGAGGATAAAGCTTATGAG GAACACAAGGTGTTGAAATCAGAAAGGATCAGTTGA